The genomic region CATGGAGAAGAACATCTCCCTTGGGCCAGATGCTCCGGCTTGCCAGCGCCCAGAGCGTCATGATGAGGGCTGCAATGGAAAAACGCACCGCCATGAAGGTGAACGGTTCGGCATAAGGCATGGAAAGCCCCGCGCCGATGAAACCGGTGGCCCAAAGCAGGACGAACATGATGGGGAAGAAACGGGCGGCCATGGCGGAACTCTCACTTTTGCGGCCCGCCTTATACCGTATTTCGCCGATCCCCTATCGCATAAAACTGATCGCAGCGTTGAATTTGCCAAACAGCCGCTCCCATTTTATGAAGCAGCATGAACACGCAACCCGAAACGATCCACATTTTTGTCGATGCAGACGCCTGCCCGGTGAAGGCTGAAATCTATCGTGTGGCGGAACGGCACAATCTTCCCGTCATGCTGGTGGCCAACAGTTTCATTGCCATCCCGCGCGATGCGGAGCGCGTGGAACGCGTCATCGTATCGGACAAGCTGGACGCTGCCGACGACTGGATCGCCGAAAATTCCCGTCCGGGCGCCATCGTGATTACCGCCGACATTCCTCTGGCCAGCCGCTCGCTCGAAAAAGGTGCCTCGGTAATTGCACCGAACGGGCGCGTTCATACCCAGAGCACCATCGGCAACACGCTGGCGACGCGCAACCTGATGGACAGCCTGCGTTCCGCAGGCGAAGTCACCGGCGGCCCCGCCCCCTTTTCACCGAAAGATCGCTCTGCATTCCTCTCGGCGCTGGACCTTGCCATCATTCGGCTGAAACGAGCCGGTTTTGTCTCAGGCTGACCGCATTGAGGCAGTGGCGACACCCGCGCCGATCAGCAAAGTTCCGCCCGCACGATTGAAGATGCGCAGCGCCCGTTCGCTCGAAAAGAAGCCGCGCGCGCGGGTTGCCAGAAGCGCATAAGCAAAGGCATTGAGAAAAGCGAGCACGAGGAACGTGCTTTCGAAAACCAGCATCTGGGTCAGGAAATCCCGGTGCGGGCTCAGGAACTGCGGAAGAAAAGCCACAAAAAATGTAATGCTCTTCGGGTTGAGCGCCGTCACCAGCCATGCATGAACCAGCATCCGCACCGGATGCACCTTGTCATGCCGGGCGCTTGCATGAAGGGCACCACCAGCCCGGAACAGCTTTATGCCGAGCCAGACCAGATAGGCCGCACCCGCCCATT from Brucella intermedia LMG 3301 harbors:
- a CDS encoding YaiI/YqxD family protein → MNTQPETIHIFVDADACPVKAEIYRVAERHNLPVMLVANSFIAIPRDAERVERVIVSDKLDAADDWIAENSRPGAIVITADIPLASRSLEKGASVIAPNGRVHTQSTIGNTLATRNLMDSLRSAGEVTGGPAPFSPKDRSAFLSALDLAIIRLKRAGFVSG
- a CDS encoding LysE family translocator, with product MSFEVWLAFSAASIVLLVIPGPTVLLVVSYALGQGWKAAFPMAVGVALGDFTAMTLSMLGVGALLAASATVFTAVKWAGAAYLVWLGIKLFRAGGALHASARHDKVHPVRMLVHAWLVTALNPKSITFFVAFLPQFLSPHRDFLTQMLVFESTFLVLAFLNAFAYALLATRARGFFSSERALRIFNRAGGTLLIGAGVATASMRSA